The Dethiosulfovibrio salsuginis genome has a window encoding:
- a CDS encoding methyl-accepting chemotaxis protein, with protein sequence MKRKGGAVGLTVGLQVSLVVGVLIVSLLALVIGVASFRSGRMMENTIDQGGLGFVESLQTGASQEIRSLREANHSYANIIVQRLDGKMTFENEDLIQTGDVEVSKLFIMDGSLQQVTGDMTLVDEWQEAMGSQFSIYQVVEGGMVRVSTTLKDQDGVPLLGNFTDSSSPRYVKTVEEGQGYDEIVSVMGYPHVGYYRPVKDNYGDVKLVIFAGTSLVPVQRRVIQSSLGDGSYGAIFDGQGRFVAHPTIPTGSPVSESAPDLWKVLSSQGVMASSSPTEVSYDYNGRNSKAYIQKIEGTDWFAMVIVDQDLAMAPVKSMKTGLILWTSPLALLGLVLLSFAVMKLVSPLRKVVDIAGRIAQGDLSMHISIRENSVNEIDRVMAAFGRILEEYRQLVQKVNGMNRQFAEGAKTMSDIAQETHQALATVSEATEAVASMVDSIASSAEETNAGVEEVSSGVASSTQVVTELSEKAQSVSGNAEQGSKAVDDVTAGTSRAGEATARVVEAMAELERSVGGITGFVNTIVSIADQTNLLALNAAIEAARAGDAGRGFAVVAEEVRKLAEESNGAASNIRKVIEAVQTDMSVAAKDTKETGSVMEDLLIKSKQAAKEIKGATEGVAAMAEGIQSIAASSEEQTASTQEIARAVDTIASMLNQGRESAQDMKEAADKMGVKLGELKAIRLNQQERLAELRDLTANYRLEETSPAVR encoded by the coding sequence GTGAAACGGAAAGGTGGAGCCGTTGGGCTTACCGTGGGGTTACAGGTGTCTCTGGTGGTGGGGGTCCTCATAGTGTCCCTTTTGGCGTTGGTTATCGGGGTGGCGTCCTTCAGGTCCGGCAGGATGATGGAGAACACCATAGACCAAGGTGGCCTTGGCTTCGTGGAGAGCCTTCAGACAGGGGCATCTCAGGAGATCCGCTCCCTTAGGGAGGCCAATCACTCCTACGCAAACATAATCGTACAGCGACTTGACGGTAAGATGACCTTCGAGAACGAGGATCTTATCCAGACGGGGGATGTGGAGGTTAGCAAGCTTTTCATAATGGACGGCTCTCTTCAGCAGGTCACCGGGGACATGACACTGGTCGATGAGTGGCAGGAGGCCATGGGGTCCCAGTTCTCCATATACCAGGTTGTCGAGGGCGGTATGGTTCGGGTCTCCACGACCTTAAAGGACCAGGACGGCGTCCCTCTTCTCGGTAACTTCACCGACTCGTCCTCCCCTAGATACGTCAAGACAGTGGAGGAGGGGCAGGGATACGACGAGATCGTCTCGGTGATGGGCTATCCCCACGTAGGGTACTACCGACCGGTGAAGGACAACTACGGTGACGTAAAGCTGGTCATATTCGCCGGAACCTCTCTGGTGCCGGTCCAAAGACGGGTCATACAGTCCAGTCTAGGGGACGGTAGCTACGGGGCTATCTTCGACGGCCAGGGGAGGTTCGTCGCCCATCCCACCATACCGACAGGCTCTCCTGTCTCCGAATCCGCCCCGGACCTCTGGAAAGTCCTATCCTCCCAGGGGGTTATGGCCTCCTCCAGCCCCACCGAGGTGAGCTACGACTATAACGGCCGAAACTCAAAGGCCTATATACAGAAAATCGAGGGCACCGACTGGTTCGCTATGGTCATAGTGGACCAGGATCTAGCCATGGCCCCGGTAAAATCGATGAAAACAGGGCTCATCCTGTGGACCTCACCTCTGGCGTTACTGGGCCTCGTACTGCTTAGCTTTGCGGTGATGAAGCTGGTATCACCTCTCAGGAAGGTCGTCGATATAGCTGGAAGGATCGCCCAGGGAGACCTCTCTATGCACATCTCCATCAGGGAGAACAGTGTCAACGAGATAGACAGGGTGATGGCCGCCTTCGGCCGTATTCTGGAGGAATATCGCCAGCTGGTCCAAAAGGTCAACGGTATGAACCGCCAGTTCGCCGAGGGGGCGAAGACTATGAGCGACATAGCTCAGGAGACCCATCAGGCCCTGGCGACGGTGTCCGAGGCGACCGAGGCGGTGGCCTCTATGGTGGACTCTATAGCCTCCTCCGCCGAGGAGACAAACGCCGGAGTGGAGGAGGTCTCCTCCGGGGTGGCCAGTTCGACTCAGGTCGTCACCGAACTCAGCGAGAAGGCTCAGTCGGTCTCGGGCAATGCCGAGCAGGGGAGCAAGGCCGTCGACGACGTCACCGCCGGCACCTCCAGGGCAGGGGAGGCGACCGCTAGAGTAGTGGAGGCTATGGCGGAGCTGGAGCGATCGGTTGGAGGTATTACCGGCTTCGTAAACACCATAGTATCCATAGCGGACCAGACCAACCTTCTGGCGTTGAACGCCGCCATCGAGGCCGCCAGAGCCGGTGACGCCGGGAGGGGCTTCGCTGTAGTTGCCGAGGAGGTCAGAAAGCTGGCGGAGGAAAGCAACGGAGCGGCCTCCAATATACGAAAGGTCATAGAGGCCGTCCAGACCGATATGTCGGTGGCCGCCAAGGACACCAAGGAGACCGGCTCGGTTATGGAGGATCTTCTGATTAAGTCCAAACAAGCGGCTAAAGAGATAAAAGGGGCCACCGAAGGGGTCGCCGCCATGGCGGAGGGGATTCAGTCCATAGCGGCGTCCTCGGAGGAGCAGACCGCCAGCACCCAGGAGATAGCTCGGGCGGTGGACACCATAGCCTCTATGTTGAACCAGGGTAGAGAGTCCGCCCAGGATATGAAGGAAGCGGCGGACAAAATGGGTGTAAAGCTCGGAGAGCTCAAGGCCATCAGGCTCAATCAGCAGGAGAGACTGGCGGAGCTTCGGGATCTCACCGCCAACTATCGCCTGGAGGAGACATCTCCAGCGGTGAGATAA
- a CDS encoding DnaJ C-terminal domain-containing protein — MSVQYKDYYEILGVSRGVTESEIRKAYRKLAKKYHPDVNKTPEGETRYREINEAYEVLRDPEKRKLYDELGPNWQAGRDFRSGGDYGYGDFSGGFGGNQSFGGDMGGFSDFFRTIFGNMGGMEGDMSMGFKGQDLAVTLEISLDDALKAPVKRHISIQSQGSTRSLEVNLPRGITDGSKLTLRGQGGPSPSGGQRGDLRITIKLAKDSRFSVDGHDLITTVKVSPWEAALGMDSLPVVTPSGTVKVKLPSGTQSGQKLRLRGKGLPLRGSGVGDLYAKIEIVVPDRLNERERELLSALREESSFNPRT, encoded by the coding sequence TGGCTAAAAAATACCATCCCGACGTCAACAAGACCCCCGAGGGGGAGACTCGATATCGGGAGATCAACGAGGCCTACGAGGTGCTGAGAGACCCGGAAAAGAGAAAACTCTACGACGAACTAGGGCCTAACTGGCAGGCCGGTCGAGATTTCCGGTCCGGCGGCGACTACGGCTACGGCGACTTCTCCGGCGGCTTCGGAGGAAACCAGAGCTTCGGCGGAGATATGGGTGGCTTTAGCGACTTTTTCAGGACCATCTTCGGCAACATGGGGGGGATGGAAGGGGATATGTCCATGGGATTTAAGGGGCAGGACCTGGCTGTGACCTTAGAGATCTCCCTGGACGACGCCCTAAAAGCCCCTGTGAAGAGACATATATCCATCCAGAGCCAAGGCTCCACCAGATCGCTGGAGGTGAACCTGCCAAGAGGCATCACCGACGGATCGAAGCTAACCCTCAGAGGACAGGGAGGACCGTCGCCGTCGGGAGGCCAAAGAGGTGACCTGAGGATAACCATCAAGCTGGCGAAAGACAGCAGGTTTTCCGTCGACGGCCATGACCTGATAACCACCGTCAAGGTCAGCCCATGGGAGGCCGCCCTAGGTATGGATTCCCTGCCTGTGGTCACGCCATCGGGAACGGTGAAGGTAAAACTGCCATCAGGAACCCAGTCGGGCCAGAAACTGCGGCTCAGGGGAAAGGGGCTTCCTCTCAGGGGGTCCGGCGTCGGAGACCTTTACGCAAAGATAGAGATAGTCGTACCGGACAGGCTAAACGAAAGGGAAAGGGAACTTCTCTCCGCCTTAAGGGAAGAATCGTCCTTCAACCCCAGGACGTAA